Proteins encoded in a region of the Dreissena polymorpha isolate Duluth1 chromosome 6, UMN_Dpol_1.0, whole genome shotgun sequence genome:
- the LOC127833944 gene encoding transmembrane protein 272-like isoform X1, whose amino-acid sequence MDRQIRENKLFLCCFVTVLAFDLVGLAKIVMGAIYLHHCDIEKMIPIYLIVSGVVPLLFGSLIVNSSRRRDEDENVVSGSLDRLCCAIQWGMMAFLIHTIWLICGTIWVYSNYWTLTSNHVTCSQNVIRNCVQGTCNMTFLKFAFSMVTIDWICLAIVVISLMICWRALKPRRN is encoded by the exons ATGGATCGGCAAATCAGAGAAAACAAATTAT TTCTTTGCTGCTTCGTCACCGTTCTAGCGTTCGACCTAGTGGGACTCGCCAAGATCGTCATGG GCGCTATCTACCTGCACCACTGCGACATCGAGAAGATGATACCGATCTACCTGATCGTGAGCGGCGTGGTGCCGCTGTTGTTCGGCAGCCTCATAGTCAACAGCTCACGTCGCCGTGACGAGGACGAAAACGTGGTGTCCGGTTCGCTCGATAGGCTATGTTGTGCGATTCAGTGGGGCATGATGGCCTTCCTTATCCATACCATCTGGCTCATTTGTGGCAC CATATGGGTGTATTCTAACTATTGGACGCTGACTTCAAATCACGTGACCTGCTCGCAAAATGTTATACGCAACTGTGTTCAGGGCACGTGCAACATGACGTTCCTGAAATTCGCCTTCTCCATGGTAACCATAGACTGGATATGTTTGGCGATCGTGGTGATCTCTCTGATGATCTGCTGGAGAGCCCTGAAGCCCCGAAGAAATTAG
- the LOC127833944 gene encoding uncharacterized protein LOC127833944 isoform X2: MGAIYLHHCDIEKMIPIYLIVSGVVPLLFGSLIVNSSRRRDEDENVVSGSLDRLCCAIQWGMMAFLIHTIWLICGTIWVYSNYWTLTSNHVTCSQNVIRNCVQGTCNMTFLKFAFSMVTIDWICLAIVVISLMICWRALKPRRN; this comes from the exons ATGG GCGCTATCTACCTGCACCACTGCGACATCGAGAAGATGATACCGATCTACCTGATCGTGAGCGGCGTGGTGCCGCTGTTGTTCGGCAGCCTCATAGTCAACAGCTCACGTCGCCGTGACGAGGACGAAAACGTGGTGTCCGGTTCGCTCGATAGGCTATGTTGTGCGATTCAGTGGGGCATGATGGCCTTCCTTATCCATACCATCTGGCTCATTTGTGGCAC CATATGGGTGTATTCTAACTATTGGACGCTGACTTCAAATCACGTGACCTGCTCGCAAAATGTTATACGCAACTGTGTTCAGGGCACGTGCAACATGACGTTCCTGAAATTCGCCTTCTCCATGGTAACCATAGACTGGATATGTTTGGCGATCGTGGTGATCTCTCTGATGATCTGCTGGAGAGCCCTGAAGCCCCGAAGAAATTAG